The following coding sequences lie in one Apium graveolens cultivar Ventura chromosome 3, ASM990537v1, whole genome shotgun sequence genomic window:
- the LOC141713382 gene encoding gibberellin 2-beta-dioxygenase 1-like, translating into MVLSQHEQQEFDVVRSITPTLSQGIPVIDLSNPGSKSCLVKACEDFGFFKVINHGIPTHLISNLESQAIKFFALPLHEKEKSGPPNPFGYGNKSVGRNGDISWLEYLLLTTGPEFDYDKLASVSAQTPENFRGAVNDYVSAVKKMACQILELLADGLKVDEKNVFSKLLMDKQSDSVFRLNHYPPSPDKNVIGFGEHTDPQIISVLRSNNTSGLQISLREHGWFSVPPDQDSFFINVGDSLQVMTNGRFKSVKHRVLANSDKSRLSMIYFGGPPLNEKIAPLPWLLPKGEDSSLYKEFTWFEYKKSAYESRLADNRLCLFEKFAAS; encoded by the exons ATGGTACTCTCACAACATGAACAACAAGAGTTCGATGTTGTTAGGTCCATAACTCCTACACTGTCTCAAGGCATTCCTGTCATCGACCTTTCCAACCCCGGCTCGAAATCGTGCCTTGTTAAGGCCTGCGAAGACTTTGGTTTCTTCAAAGTTATCAACCATGGCATTCCAACTCACCTCATCTCCAATCTTGAATCGCAAGCAATCAAATTCTTCGCGTTACCTCTTCATGAAAAGGAGAAATCAGGGCCTCCTAATCCTTTTGGTTATGGAAACAAGAGCGTTGGACGTAACGGAGACATCAGTTGGCTTGAATATCTTCTCTTGACAACTGGCCCTGAATTTGATTATGACAAACTTGCATCTGTTTCTGCTCAAACACCCGAAAACTTTAG GGGTGCTGTGAATGATTATGTATCAGCTGTGAAGAAAATGGCATGTCAGATACTCGAGCTTTTGGCTGATGGTTTGAAGGTTGATGAGAAGAATGTGTTCAGTAAACTTCTTATGGATAAACAGAGTGACTCTGTTTTTAGGCTAAATCACTATCCTCCATCTCCAGATAAAAATGTGATTGGATTCGGAGAGCACACCGACCCACAAATCATATCTGTTTTAAGGTCTAACAATACCTCAGGCCTTCAAATCTCTTTGAGAGAGCACGGCTGGTTTTCTGTTCCGCCTGATCAAGACTCATTCTTCATCAATGTTGGTGACTCATTGCAG GTAATGACTAATGGGAGGTTTAAGAGTGTGAAGCATAGGGTTTTGGCAAATAGCGATAAATCAAGGTTGTCAATGATTTATTTTGGAGGACCACCATTGAATGAGAAGATAGCTCCATTGCCTTGGTTGCTTCCGAAAGGAGAGGACAGCAGCTTGTACAAGGAGTTCACTTGGTTTGAGTACAAAAAATCAGCCTATGAGTCCAGGCTTGCTGATAACAGACTCTGCCTGTTTGAGAAATTTGCTGCCTCATAG